One Tamlana carrageenivorans genomic region harbors:
- the bshA gene encoding N-acetyl-alpha-D-glucosaminyl L-malate synthase BshA, with protein sequence MKIGIVCYPTFGGSGVVATELGLELSKRGHEIHFITYNQPVRLDLLSHNVHYHEVTVPEYPLFHYQPYELALSSKLVDMVKLHKIEILHVHYAIPHAYAAYMAKKMLQEEGIYVPIVTTLHGTDITLVGSHPFYKPAVTFSINKSDAVTAVSQSLKDDTLRLFDIKKDIHVVPNFIDLEKYKTHGMPDCQRGMMAKENEKIITHISNLRPVKRVQDVISVFYNIQKELPARLMFIGEGPEKEKIEQQCRDLGIANKVVFFGKSNEIDKILCFSDLFLLPSQTESFGLAALEAMASGVPVISSNSGGIPEVNIHGVSGFLSNVGDVVDMTKNALEVLRDDNLLKTFKDNARKEALKFDLHNIVPKYEAIYMDTLSKCFAL encoded by the coding sequence ATGAAAATAGGTATAGTTTGTTACCCAACTTTTGGTGGAAGTGGCGTTGTGGCCACAGAATTAGGATTAGAATTGTCTAAACGTGGTCATGAAATTCATTTTATTACATACAATCAACCTGTTCGTTTAGATTTATTAAGTCATAATGTACATTACCATGAAGTTACGGTGCCTGAATACCCGTTATTTCATTACCAACCCTATGAACTTGCCTTGTCAAGTAAATTGGTTGATATGGTAAAGTTGCATAAAATTGAAATATTACATGTGCACTACGCCATTCCTCATGCTTATGCCGCTTATATGGCTAAGAAAATGCTCCAAGAGGAGGGGATTTATGTGCCTATTGTTACCACACTTCATGGTACCGATATCACTTTAGTGGGGAGCCATCCGTTTTACAAACCGGCCGTGACTTTTAGTATTAATAAATCTGATGCCGTAACTGCCGTTTCTCAAAGCTTAAAGGATGATACTTTACGCTTATTTGATATTAAAAAGGATATTCATGTTGTGCCTAATTTTATAGATTTAGAGAAATATAAAACCCATGGTATGCCCGATTGCCAGCGCGGTATGATGGCGAAAGAAAATGAAAAAATTATTACGCATATTAGTAATTTAAGGCCTGTTAAACGGGTTCAGGATGTGATTAGTGTGTTTTATAACATCCAAAAGGAGCTGCCCGCCAGATTAATGTTTATAGGTGAAGGACCTGAAAAAGAAAAAATTGAGCAGCAGTGCCGTGATTTGGGAATAGCTAATAAGGTCGTTTTCTTTGGGAAAAGTAATGAAATTGATAAAATTTTATGTTTTAGTGATTTATTCTTGCTTCCATCGCAAACCGAAAGCTTTGGTTTAGCAGCTTTAGAAGCTATGGCTTCTGGTGTGCCTGTTATTTCTAGTAATTCGGGAGGTATTCCTGAAGTTAATATTCATGGTGTATCAGGTTTTTTAAGCAATGTAGGCGATGTGGTCGATATGACTAAAAATGCTTTGGAAGTTTTACGTGATGATAATCTTTTAAAAACGTTTAAAGATAACGCCAGAAAAGAAGCTCTAAAATTCGATTTACACAATATAGTTCCTAAGTACGAAGCCATATATATGGATACCTTATCGAAATGTTTTGCGTTATAG
- a CDS encoding (Fe-S)-binding protein, with protein MQYLPNIIFALALILGFGYFAKNVKKIIRNIKLGQDVDVSDNKSERFKNMARIALGQSKMVRRPVSGVLHIVVYVGFIIINIELLEIIIDGLFGTHRIFSFLGSAYGFLIGTFEVLAFLVFISVTIFWVRRNIIKLKRFWKSEMKGWPKNDGNFILYFEMVLMSLFLIMNATDVHFQAMNSGNVISQYIAPLFSGLSETTLDSIERGAWWLHILGILVFLNYLYFSKHLHILLAFPNTYYGKLKPKGQLNNLEAVTKEVKLMMDPNADPFAAPEEGAEDEVPAKFGASDVQDLNWVQLLSAYTCTECGRCTSACPANLTGKKLSPRKIMMDTRDRLEEVGKNIDANNGEFKDDGKQLLGDYITHEELWACTTCNACVEECPVSIDPLSIILEMRRYLVMEQSAAPTELNTMMTNIENNGAPWAYNQMDRLNWKDE; from the coding sequence ATGCAGTATTTGCCAAATATAATATTCGCTTTAGCACTTATTTTGGGCTTTGGGTATTTTGCCAAGAACGTAAAAAAAATCATCCGAAATATAAAATTAGGACAGGATGTAGATGTTAGCGATAACAAATCCGAACGTTTCAAAAACATGGCCCGTATTGCATTAGGGCAAAGTAAAATGGTTCGTCGCCCAGTTTCAGGTGTTTTACACATTGTTGTTTATGTGGGGTTTATCATCATTAACATCGAATTATTAGAAATTATAATTGACGGCCTTTTCGGTACACACCGTATATTTTCATTTTTAGGAAGCGCTTATGGTTTCCTAATCGGAACTTTTGAAGTCCTAGCCTTCCTTGTTTTCATTTCGGTAACCATTTTCTGGGTACGAAGAAACATCATCAAATTAAAGCGTTTCTGGAAAAGTGAGATGAAAGGTTGGCCAAAAAACGATGGGAATTTCATTCTGTATTTCGAAATGGTATTAATGTCCTTGTTTCTTATTATGAATGCTACCGATGTGCATTTTCAAGCCATGAATTCAGGAAACGTTATTAGTCAATATATAGCACCTTTATTTAGCGGCTTATCAGAAACGACATTAGATAGTATCGAAAGAGGCGCGTGGTGGTTACATATTTTGGGCATTTTAGTGTTTTTAAATTATCTTTATTTCTCTAAACATCTTCATATTTTATTGGCTTTTCCAAATACCTATTATGGTAAATTGAAGCCTAAAGGACAGTTAAATAATTTAGAGGCAGTCACGAAAGAAGTGAAATTAATGATGGATCCTAATGCCGATCCCTTTGCTGCTCCCGAAGAAGGTGCCGAAGACGAAGTACCTGCCAAGTTTGGAGCTAGTGATGTACAAGATTTAAACTGGGTGCAATTATTAAGCGCCTATACCTGTACAGAATGCGGACGATGCACTTCGGCTTGTCCAGCAAATTTAACAGGTAAAAAGTTGTCCCCTCGAAAAATAATGATGGATACTCGTGATCGTTTAGAGGAAGTCGGTAAAAATATAGACGCTAATAACGGCGAATTTAAAGACGATGGTAAACAATTATTAGGTGATTATATCACACACGAAGAACTTTGGGCATGTACCACTTGTAACGCTTGTGTAGAAGAGTGCCCTGTAAGCATCGACCCATTGTCAATCATCCTAGAAATGCGACGTTATTTGGTTATGGAGCAATCTGCAGCACCTACAGAGCTTAATACCATGATGACCAATATCGAAAATAATGGCGCACCTTGGGCTTATAACCAAATGGACCGTTTAAACTGGAAAGACGAATAG
- a CDS encoding MlaD family protein, whose protein sequence is MQISREVKTAVLVIIGIILFVFGFNFLKGHNLLEESKTYYTEFSNVEGLVPSTPVTISGLSVGKISNITFKDDGSANLVVELLIDNDFKFSKNSTAELYDTGLLGGKAIAIIPATDGGENAKSGDVLKSRVKEGLVDLVGEKLAPIQEQAKNMITNANILIGGLNEVLDKEGKENLKKSIADLSVTMNDLKKSSHSLNQMVTGNQAHLDHVMANADKITANFADVSQKLADANLAQTLASLNSALKSFDGLMANLQNGKGSLGKLLKDDQLYKNLEEASSELEELIRDIKLHPNRYTRILSKREIPYEPNEEESN, encoded by the coding sequence TTGCAAATATCCAGAGAAGTAAAAACAGCCGTACTCGTAATTATAGGAATTATCCTTTTTGTTTTTGGTTTTAATTTTTTGAAAGGGCATAACTTGCTCGAAGAATCTAAAACCTATTATACAGAATTTAGCAATGTTGAAGGGTTGGTACCCTCAACACCGGTTACCATTAGTGGTTTAAGTGTTGGTAAAATTTCAAATATTACTTTTAAAGATGATGGGTCTGCAAATTTAGTTGTAGAGCTTTTAATTGATAATGATTTTAAATTTTCAAAAAATAGTACAGCCGAACTTTACGATACAGGCCTACTGGGCGGCAAAGCTATAGCTATTATCCCGGCTACCGATGGTGGTGAAAATGCAAAAAGCGGCGACGTTTTAAAAAGCCGTGTAAAAGAAGGCTTGGTGGATTTGGTAGGTGAAAAATTAGCACCTATTCAAGAACAAGCAAAAAATATGATAACCAATGCTAATATTTTAATTGGTGGTTTAAACGAGGTTCTTGATAAAGAAGGTAAAGAAAACCTTAAAAAAAGCATAGCAGATTTAAGTGTAACTATGAACGATTTAAAGAAATCGTCACATTCTTTAAATCAAATGGTTACCGGAAATCAAGCGCATTTGGATCATGTAATGGCTAATGCCGATAAAATAACAGCCAATTTTGCCGATGTGAGTCAAAAACTAGCCGATGCAAATTTAGCTCAAACTTTAGCTAGCTTAAATTCAGCTCTAAAAAGTTTCGACGGTTTAATGGCAAATCTTCAAAACGGAAAAGGCAGTTTAGGTAAACTTTTAAAAGATGACCAATTGTACAAGAATCTTGAGGAAGCTTCTAGTGAATTAGAAGAACTTATTAGGGATATCAAGTTGCATCCAAACAGATATACCAGAATCTTATCTAAAAGAGAAATTCCTTACGAACCAAACGAAGAAGAATCTAACTAA
- the istB gene encoding IS21-like element helper ATPase IstB yields MNTNHTIEKLRKMRLTAIAELHHNHLSDNRIECLTPDQYLALLTDHQWEDLQNRKIKRLTTQAAFKQGATLTDINYLHNRSLDRNMFERLATLDFVQKKENLIITGSSGVGKSYIAQALGHQACMMNKRTLYTNTARLMKRLKLSKVDGTYLKELAKLLKVDLLILDDFGLQSFDNQNREALMDIIDERHDKKATIVASQIPVSAWYDIIGESTIADAILDRIVNSSHRINLTGESLRKGKLKEQY; encoded by the coding sequence ATGAATACAAATCACACCATCGAAAAACTCAGAAAAATGAGATTAACAGCTATAGCTGAACTCCATCACAACCACCTTAGTGATAACCGAATAGAGTGTCTTACGCCAGATCAATATCTAGCATTGCTTACCGATCACCAATGGGAAGACCTTCAGAATAGAAAGATAAAAAGGCTTACAACGCAAGCAGCCTTTAAGCAGGGAGCTACACTTACAGATATTAATTACCTGCACAACAGAAGCTTGGACAGAAATATGTTCGAGCGTTTGGCTACTCTAGATTTTGTACAAAAAAAGGAAAACTTGATTATCACAGGATCCTCTGGAGTGGGTAAAAGTTATATAGCTCAGGCATTGGGACATCAAGCTTGTATGATGAATAAAAGAACCCTATACACAAATACTGCTAGACTGATGAAACGATTAAAACTAAGTAAAGTAGATGGCACTTACCTTAAAGAACTTGCAAAACTATTAAAAGTAGATCTGCTTATCCTTGATGATTTTGGTTTACAGAGCTTCGACAATCAGAACAGAGAGGCGCTTATGGACATAATCGATGAAAGACATGATAAAAAAGCAACGATTGTAGCTTCACAAATACCTGTATCCGCTTGGTACGATATTATCGGCGAAAGCACTATCGCTGATGCGATACTAGATCGTATTGTAAATTCATCGCATAGGATAAACCTTACTGGAGAATCCTTGAGAAAAGGTAAGTTGAAAGAACAGTATTAA
- a CDS encoding ABC transporter ATPase: protein MLVDFSSLPEESRVWIYQANRSFSEEELEEIQAKLNTFIENWTAHGSDLHAGYTIKYKRFIIIGLDPSQAKATGCSLDSSVHFIQQLEKDYNVDLMDKMNVSYKQGEYVAYKSLTDFRKMAKDKAVSKNTIVFNNLVTTVAEFNESWEVPASESWHSRFVK, encoded by the coding sequence ATGTTAGTCGATTTTAGCAGCTTGCCAGAAGAATCTCGAGTTTGGATTTACCAAGCCAATCGTTCGTTTTCAGAAGAAGAATTAGAAGAAATTCAAGCCAAATTAAATACTTTTATTGAAAATTGGACGGCACATGGTAGCGATTTACATGCAGGATATACTATAAAATACAAACGCTTTATTATTATTGGTTTGGATCCATCACAGGCAAAGGCTACGGGTTGTTCTCTAGATAGTTCGGTGCATTTTATTCAGCAATTGGAAAAAGATTACAACGTCGATTTAATGGATAAAATGAATGTGTCTTATAAACAAGGGGAGTATGTAGCTTATAAATCCCTTACCGATTTTAGGAAAATGGCAAAAGATAAAGCGGTTTCAAAAAACACCATTGTATTTAATAATTTAGTGACCACAGTGGCCGAATTTAACGAAAGTTGGGAAGTCCCTGCAAGCGAGAGCTGGCATAGTCGTTTTGTTAAATAG
- a CDS encoding glycoside hydrolase family 3 N-terminal domain-containing protein, with protein MRQLFKFSFICLFTVLGFAQNTKNPLLSKDVKSQKKWVDSIYNTMTLAEKVGQLYMVQVMSNESDASKKKVIEDIKKHHIGGIIYSKGGPYRQAKLNNELQAISKVPLLIGMDAEWGLSMRLDSTYAFPWNMTLGAIKDNKLVEQVGKHIGEHCKRLGVHFNFAPDVDINTNPKNPIIGNRSFGEDRYNVTDKASAFMKGMQGAGVLANAKHFPGHGDTSQDSHKTLPTVDFDKERIEAVELFPYKQLIKEKLSSVMVAHLNVPSLEPRENYPSSLSKKIVTGILKEELGFKGLIFTDALTMKGAANFSETGDIDLAAFQAGNDVMLMSEDVGIGVGKIMEAYHSGDISEARLELSVKKILQAKYKVGLNKYSPISLTNLAQDLNRLEDDMLYEELMENAITIVKNDNNLLPLQELETKSVAYVKLGDDSGTAFYDELKKYMKVHAISADNIGDLLGKLQAYNTVIIGFHRSNESPWKSYEFSEVESIWIEEIAKRHTVILDAFVKPYALADLKSITNIESIVVSYQNSVIAQQKSAQLIFGAFGSKGKLPVSIGNYFPVDFGFQTPNIKRLGYTIPERVGVNSQKLAKIDAVAEYAVKKKMTPGIQLLVARKGKVIYNKNFGKHTYKGKEEVSFDDIYDVASLTKILATLPLVMELEEKGLITLDTKLSEVLPDYKNSNKKDITFKSMLSHYARLKPWEPFYYHTLDKTKHPSEKYYRKTQSDSFNVEVAKNLFMRTDYQDSIPDIIRDSELLKRLTYRYSDFPYYILKKFIEQHYDRTLDQLANSHFYEPLGANYSTYNPYHTISSKKIVPTEEDDYFRYQTIHGYVHDMGAAMQNGIGGHAGLFSNANDVAKIMQMYLQKGYYGNKRYFKEKTFDKFNTRYYLKKENRRAIGFDKPQLSGSGPTCGCVPMSSFGHSGFTGTYAWADPENELVYVFLANRTYPSSKSNLLLRENIRTDIQKLIYEAIEN; from the coding sequence ATGCGTCAGCTATTTAAATTTAGTTTTATTTGTTTATTTACAGTTTTAGGTTTCGCACAAAACACAAAAAACCCATTGTTATCCAAAGATGTTAAGTCTCAAAAAAAGTGGGTAGATAGTATTTATAATACCATGACTTTAGCCGAAAAAGTGGGACAGCTTTATATGGTTCAAGTGATGTCTAATGAAAGTGATGCCTCCAAGAAAAAGGTGATCGAAGATATTAAAAAACATCATATCGGTGGTATTATTTATTCAAAAGGAGGTCCATACAGACAAGCCAAATTAAATAACGAGTTACAAGCCATTTCTAAAGTGCCTTTACTTATTGGTATGGATGCCGAATGGGGCTTAAGTATGCGATTAGATTCTACCTACGCATTTCCTTGGAATATGACACTAGGCGCGATTAAAGACAACAAACTTGTTGAGCAAGTTGGTAAACATATTGGAGAGCACTGTAAACGTTTAGGCGTTCATTTTAATTTTGCTCCAGATGTCGATATCAATACAAACCCTAAAAATCCCATTATTGGAAATCGATCTTTTGGTGAAGACCGCTATAATGTTACCGATAAGGCTTCTGCTTTTATGAAAGGCATGCAAGGTGCTGGGGTTTTAGCAAATGCCAAACACTTCCCAGGGCATGGCGACACGTCTCAAGATTCACATAAAACACTACCTACAGTAGATTTTGATAAAGAACGTATCGAAGCTGTCGAGTTGTTTCCTTATAAACAATTAATTAAAGAAAAGCTTTCAAGTGTCATGGTCGCACACTTAAATGTGCCGAGTTTAGAGCCACGAGAAAACTACCCATCGTCTTTATCTAAAAAGATAGTTACAGGTATTCTTAAAGAAGAGTTAGGTTTTAAAGGTTTAATTTTTACCGATGCGCTAACCATGAAGGGAGCAGCTAATTTTAGTGAAACCGGTGATATTGATTTAGCAGCCTTTCAAGCAGGAAATGATGTAATGCTCATGTCTGAGGATGTTGGTATTGGTGTTGGTAAAATTATGGAAGCCTATCATAGTGGCGACATTAGCGAAGCGCGTTTAGAGCTTTCGGTGAAAAAAATACTTCAAGCAAAGTATAAGGTGGGCTTGAATAAATATTCACCAATTTCGTTGACTAATTTAGCTCAAGATTTAAACCGTTTGGAAGATGACATGCTTTATGAAGAGCTTATGGAAAATGCCATCACCATTGTAAAAAATGATAACAATTTACTGCCTCTGCAGGAACTGGAAACTAAGTCGGTAGCCTATGTGAAGTTAGGGGACGACTCAGGAACGGCTTTTTATGATGAACTAAAAAAATACATGAAAGTTCATGCGATTTCGGCCGATAATATTGGTGATTTACTGGGGAAATTACAAGCATATAATACAGTTATTATTGGTTTTCATCGTTCGAATGAAAGTCCGTGGAAATCTTATGAATTCAGCGAAGTGGAAAGCATCTGGATTGAAGAAATTGCAAAAAGACATACAGTGATTTTGGATGCTTTTGTAAAGCCTTATGCTTTAGCCGATTTAAAAAGCATCACCAATATTGAAAGTATTGTAGTGAGTTATCAAAATAGTGTTATTGCTCAGCAAAAATCGGCGCAACTTATTTTTGGAGCGTTTGGCTCTAAAGGGAAGCTACCTGTTAGTATTGGTAATTATTTCCCTGTAGATTTTGGTTTTCAAACACCAAATATTAAACGATTAGGATATACCATACCAGAACGTGTTGGTGTAAATTCTCAAAAGCTAGCTAAAATTGACGCTGTAGCCGAGTATGCCGTAAAAAAAAAAATGACGCCGGGTATACAACTTCTAGTCGCTAGAAAAGGCAAAGTCATTTACAATAAAAACTTTGGAAAGCATACCTATAAAGGAAAAGAGGAAGTGAGTTTTGACGATATCTATGATGTCGCATCGCTTACAAAAATATTAGCTACCCTGCCTTTAGTAATGGAGCTTGAAGAGAAGGGGCTTATTACTTTAGACACCAAACTTTCTGAAGTTTTACCCGATTATAAAAACTCCAACAAAAAGGATATAACCTTTAAGAGTATGTTGTCGCATTACGCACGTTTAAAACCTTGGGAGCCGTTTTATTACCATACTCTAGACAAAACAAAACATCCAAGCGAAAAATATTATAGAAAAACACAAAGTGACTCTTTTAATGTTGAAGTCGCTAAAAACTTGTTTATGCGTACTGATTATCAGGATTCTATTCCCGATATTATTCGAGATTCCGAGCTGCTAAAAAGGCTGACTTACCGATATAGTGACTTCCCGTATTATATTTTAAAGAAATTTATTGAGCAACATTACGACAGAACATTAGATCAATTAGCGAATTCGCATTTTTATGAACCACTGGGGGCTAATTATAGCACTTATAATCCTTATCATACCATAAGCAGTAAAAAAATTGTTCCAACAGAAGAGGATGATTATTTTAGATATCAAACCATTCATGGTTATGTGCATGATATGGGAGCAGCCATGCAAAATGGTATTGGTGGTCATGCAGGGCTGTTTAGTAATGCTAACGATGTGGCTAAAATAATGCAAATGTATTTGCAAAAAGGCTATTATGGTAATAAACGCTATTTTAAGGAAAAAACCTTCGATAAATTTAACACACGTTATTATTTAAAAAAAGAAAATAGGCGTGCTATCGGGTTTGATAAACCTCAATTATCGGGTAGCGGACCAACTTGTGGGTGTGTGCCTATGAGTAGCTTTGGGCACTCCGGGTTTACAGGAACCTATGCATGGGCAGATCCAGAAAATGAACTCGTTTATGTGTTTTTGGCTAATAGAACTTATCCGAGTTCCAAATCGAATTTGCTACTACGAGAGAATATTAGAACAGATATTCAAAAATTGATCTACGAAGCAATTGAAAATTAA
- a CDS encoding VOC family protein — protein MKIGAFSVSLNVKDLKTSQSFYEILGFSVFAGSLEMNYLIMKNGNALIGLFQGMFENNILTFNPGWDENANTLKDFDDVRSIQQTLKSKNITLNSEADETKTGPASIVLTDPDGNTILIDQHV, from the coding sequence ATGAAAATTGGAGCATTTTCTGTAAGTTTAAACGTAAAAGACCTTAAAACATCACAAAGTTTTTATGAAATCCTAGGTTTTTCCGTTTTTGCGGGAAGTTTAGAAATGAATTATCTCATCATGAAAAATGGCAATGCGTTAATAGGATTGTTTCAAGGCATGTTTGAAAACAACATATTAACTTTTAATCCAGGTTGGGATGAAAACGCTAACACATTAAAAGATTTTGATGATGTTAGAAGCATTCAACAAACTCTTAAAAGTAAAAATATCACATTAAATAGTGAAGCGGATGAAACCAAAACTGGCCCGGCCAGCATCGTATTAACAGATCCTGATGGAAACACCATTTTAATAGATCAGCATGTATAG
- the istA gene encoding IS21 family transposase yields MANTLDPMDLKQIINLKQDGYSNRQIGATLGISRNTINSYIHLFKGSGYSFKELLKLDNHTLEKLFTSHTTINNKRYDELMFYFESINKARNHPGFTFLYHYTEYSQKVKDPYSYTQFMEHYHRKYAKIKGSMKLEHEAGKEMFVDFAGKKLQIVDKITGEILPVEVFVAMLPNSQYTYVEACMSQKREDFISCCENALHFYGGVPKAIVSDNLKSAVTRSSRYEAQVNRSFKDFARHYNCVVNPTRSYSPQDKALVENAVHLAYQRIYYPLREMTFFSLADLNKEIKLLLECYNNLLFQRKEASRLELFQSVEREYLKPLSSTRYEIKEYRRAKVQKIGYIYFSPDKTYYSVPYRYIGKETTLHYTKGMVEVYYNQQRIAIHQRSGSKGAYITNKDHLSSSHKQYSQWSPQYFKNKAAVHGSYVAACVERIIAALDYPETGYKRAMGVIQLHKSYGSQRLDNACKRAIQADAVSYNRITNILKNNLDQSSLFLQEETDRGSHIPKHANIRGASNYK; encoded by the coding sequence ATGGCCAACACACTTGATCCAATGGACCTAAAACAAATTATCAACTTAAAACAAGATGGTTATAGTAACCGTCAAATTGGAGCCACACTTGGCATTTCCCGCAACACTATAAATAGCTATATACACCTATTTAAAGGTAGTGGTTATAGTTTTAAGGAGTTATTAAAGCTAGACAACCACACCCTAGAAAAGCTCTTTACATCTCATACAACCATAAATAACAAACGCTATGATGAATTGATGTTTTATTTTGAAAGTATTAATAAGGCTCGGAACCACCCAGGATTTACTTTTTTGTACCACTACACAGAATATAGTCAAAAGGTTAAAGACCCTTATAGTTACACTCAATTCATGGAGCATTACCATCGTAAATATGCCAAGATCAAGGGATCTATGAAACTTGAACACGAGGCAGGGAAAGAGATGTTCGTGGACTTTGCTGGAAAAAAACTTCAGATAGTAGACAAAATCACAGGCGAGATACTTCCAGTAGAGGTCTTTGTTGCCATGCTCCCTAACAGTCAGTATACCTATGTTGAGGCTTGTATGAGCCAAAAGCGTGAAGATTTTATAAGTTGTTGCGAAAACGCCCTTCATTTCTACGGGGGAGTACCCAAGGCCATCGTATCAGACAATCTAAAATCAGCCGTTACCAGATCTAGTAGATACGAAGCTCAGGTTAACCGTAGTTTTAAAGACTTTGCCCGCCATTACAACTGCGTGGTCAATCCAACGCGTAGTTACTCCCCTCAAGATAAAGCGCTGGTGGAAAACGCGGTGCATCTAGCTTATCAACGGATTTATTATCCCCTTCGGGAAATGACCTTTTTTTCTTTAGCAGATCTAAACAAAGAGATAAAACTTCTGCTAGAGTGCTACAACAACCTATTATTCCAACGCAAAGAAGCTAGTCGTCTGGAGCTCTTCCAAAGCGTCGAACGAGAGTATCTAAAACCCTTAAGCAGTACACGCTACGAGATAAAAGAATATAGAAGAGCTAAGGTTCAGAAAATAGGCTATATCTATTTTTCACCAGATAAGACTTACTACAGCGTTCCATATCGTTACATTGGCAAGGAAACCACGCTACACTATACCAAAGGCATGGTAGAGGTGTATTATAATCAACAGCGCATAGCTATACACCAACGTAGCGGTTCCAAAGGCGCATACATAACCAACAAGGATCACCTTAGTAGTTCTCATAAACAATACAGCCAGTGGAGTCCGCAATACTTTAAGAACAAGGCAGCTGTCCATGGTAGTTATGTTGCAGCATGTGTCGAGCGGATTATTGCTGCGTTGGATTATCCTGAAACAGGGTATAAAAGAGCTATGGGCGTTATACAACTCCATAAGTCTTATGGCTCCCAAAGGTTAGATAATGCTTGCAAAAGAGCCATACAGGCTGATGCTGTAAGCTACAACAGGATAACCAACATACTGAAGAATAATCTAGATCAAAGCTCCTTATTCCTACAAGAAGAAACAGACCGAGGTTCTCATATCCCCAAGCATGCGAACATCCGTGGGGCATCCAATTATAAGTAA
- a CDS encoding (Fe-S)-binding protein — MSDLLKVPTMEEFMAQGKQPEILFWVGSAGSFDDRAKKISRAFVKILNKANVDFAVLGTEESNTGDIAKRAGNEFLFQMQAVTNIEVLDAYGIKKIVTCDPHSFNCLKNEYPGLGGVYDVIHHTQYINELIASGRLKVEGDLYKGKKITFHDPCYLGRANNEYEAPRDVLKQTNAQLVEMKRHKRTALCCGAGGAQMFKEPEKGDKDVNVLRTEDALETRPDIIATGCPYCNTMMTDGVKAKEKEAEVEVLDVAELIANTLNL, encoded by the coding sequence ATGAGCGATTTACTCAAAGTGCCAACCATGGAAGAATTTATGGCGCAAGGAAAACAACCAGAAATATTATTTTGGGTTGGTTCTGCAGGTAGTTTTGACGATAGAGCTAAAAAAATATCTCGAGCATTTGTTAAGATATTAAACAAGGCTAATGTAGATTTTGCCGTATTAGGAACCGAAGAAAGCAATACTGGTGATATCGCTAAACGAGCTGGAAATGAGTTTTTATTTCAAATGCAAGCCGTAACTAATATAGAAGTGCTTGATGCTTACGGTATTAAAAAAATTGTAACCTGCGATCCGCATTCCTTTAATTGTTTAAAAAATGAATATCCTGGTCTGGGTGGCGTTTATGACGTTATTCACCATACCCAATATATCAATGAACTTATCGCTTCTGGTCGTTTAAAAGTTGAAGGCGATTTATACAAAGGCAAGAAAATTACGTTTCACGATCCTTGCTATTTGGGCAGAGCAAATAATGAATACGAAGCGCCTCGCGACGTTTTAAAGCAAACCAATGCCCAGCTTGTCGAAATGAAACGACATAAACGCACCGCTTTATGTTGTGGAGCAGGAGGTGCTCAAATGTTTAAAGAACCCGAAAAAGGCGATAAGGATGTAAATGTGCTTAGAACTGAAGATGCTCTAGAAACACGACCAGATATTATTGCTACGGGCTGTCCGTATTGTAATACCATGATGACCGATGGGGTAAAGGCTAAAGAAAAAGAAGCCGAGGTTGAAGTTTTGGATGTTGCAGAGCTTATTGCCAATACCTTAAACCTTTAA